CAGCGACCCTTGATTCATGCGGGTTTCAGGGTTTTCTTCCCCCATTTTTGGCTCCCAAGTGTCAAACTCGGGAAAAACCAGACAAAATCATAGAGGAAGGTGGCAGCAAAAAACACTACCAAAATATGCAAGACATATAAAACCCATAAGACGACCGTCTTCCCCAGAAGGCTATCCCGTCTTTGTTTATACACAAAAAGCAATTCCTTGCCCGGAGAGTTAAGGTAATCCTTTAAGACAAAAAGCGGCCACCAAGGGGAAAAACAGGGGATATATAACTGACAGATAACGGTAAAAGACGGGAAAGATGGGCCGTATTGCTTTACCGAGGCAATAACTGTCAGAGGAACCAATACGAAAAGAACGACCAACGGAACAAAATAGTAAAACCGCAGGTTCTTCAGTTCAAGATATAACCTTCGCATTATGCCAACCCCTTAACCAAACACATATAGCCGTCTTCAAGGCTGGGTTCTTCGCTGGGAAAAGCCTGCTTATCCCGAGCCAATATCCTATGGTATACCTTTCCTCCTATCTCGTTGATCTTAAGACTGAATTTCTCGCCTGCAATGCCGGCCAAATCAGCCTCCTCAACCCGGTATACCTTGTTTAAGGCGATATTTTTTAATTCAACACAAGATCCGTTGAACAATATTTGTCCTTCGTCAATAACGATGACACTATCACAGCAGGCATCGACATCCTCCACAATGTGGGTGGAGATCAGTATCATTTTATCTTGATTCAGGCGGCCTATCATGTTTTTAAATCGGGCTCTTTCACTGGGATCAAGCCCGGCTGTAGGTTCATCCAGCAGCATGACTTTGCTGTCTCCCAGGATAGCTTGAGCAATCCCGGCTCTTCTCAGCATACCTCCGGACAATGTTTTAACCCGGTCCCCGGCCTTATCCTCCAGATTAACACTCTCAAGCGCCCTGGCTATCGCGCTGGAGCATTGACCGGGGGCTATGTTCCTTAAAGAGCAGATGTAATCCATCATTTCATATAAGGTGAGCTCCTGGAACATGCCGAAGGCTTGGGGCAGGTAACCCAGGTCGTTGTGAAAGCTTTTGGATTTATATATCGGTTCATCGTTGTATAATACTTCCCCCTGCTCAGGGTCAAATAGTCCTGCCATACAGCGCAGCAGGGTGGTTTTGCCGGCACCGTTGGCCCCCAGCAGCCCGTAAACCCCCCTATCTAATTCGAGATTTATGGAGTGAAGCACCTGTTTACGCTGAAAACTCTTGCTCAAATTATGAACTTTGATCATCTTTAATTTCCTCCCCGATGATGCTTTTGACCAATTCCCAAAGGTCTTGCGTGCTTCCTGAAGTGTAATAATCATAAAAAATGCGGAAATTCTCTGCTTTGCGCGGTGATTGATAAAATAGATATAAGGATACTGTTTCTTGGAGGCTCATCCTTAATTCC
This genomic window from Bacillota bacterium contains:
- a CDS encoding ATP-binding cassette domain-containing protein is translated as MIKVHNLSKSFQRKQVLHSINLELDRGVYGLLGANGAGKTTLLRCMAGLFDPEQGEVLYNDEPIYKSKSFHNDLGYLPQAFGMFQELTLYEMMDYICSLRNIAPGQCSSAIARALESVNLEDKAGDRVKTLSGGMLRRAGIAQAILGDSKVMLLDEPTAGLDPSERARFKNMIGRLNQDKMILISTHIVEDVDACCDSVIVIDEGQILFNGSCVELKNIALNKVYRVEEADLAGIAGEKFSLKINEIGGKVYHRILARDKQAFPSEEPSLEDGYMCLVKGLA